From the genome of Phytohabitans rumicis, one region includes:
- a CDS encoding peroxidase family protein, translated as MRPKWRFRAPILVALVALTTVVASSATTFATADVTALAVPFAVQSLDGSGNNVANPTWGQSNTPYSRVAAARYADNRSQPVAGPNSRYVSNRVFNDVAQNIFSERQVTAWGWTWGQFLDHTFGLRLGRSPGDPAGETANIPFNANDPLEEFENTLGVIPFARSDPAPGTGVTNPRQQVNTNSSYVNAFAVYGGTNTRLDWLREGSTDGNPANNNARLLMQNNYLPRATARGNAATAPAMEIDGILRANPGSAMVAGDVRANENLFLTATHTLFAREHNRIVAALPASLSEEDKFQIARRVIIAEQQYVTYNEWLPAMGVTLPAYSGYNSGINTSLSNEFATVGYRVHSMIHGEMEIAVEAGHYTPAQLAAFEAQGIEIVQEDDEVELVIPLNRGFFNPDLVPGIGLGPLLQAIGGEPQYKNEEMIDNQLRSVLFQIPVTGNPECLDGPGLPECFDGVLDLGAIDIERGRDHGMPTYNQMRQAYGLPARTSFTQITGESSAAFPPGTGVDNPASLAFPQLFDVFNAEVDQADEDAVEGTPTSFVRGAPLAARLQAIYGNVNNVDAFVGAVAEAHASGGEFGELQRAIWTREFQRLRDGDRFFYGNDQGLTYIRNTYGIDFRRSLGDIIASNSDVPRADLPGNVFFAEGNVPPASCRLTYRIETQWNTGFQVTMSLANTGSTPIPAGWTLRFVFPNGQQITQLWNGVVAQEGARVPVTNAAWNSTLNPGQTLGGVGFNATWSGTNGRPAAFSLNTTNCAVG; from the coding sequence ATGCGACCCAAATGGCGCTTCCGCGCGCCCATTCTTGTCGCGCTCGTCGCGCTGACGACCGTGGTGGCCTCGTCCGCGACCACGTTCGCCACCGCGGACGTCACGGCGCTGGCCGTCCCGTTCGCCGTGCAGAGCCTGGACGGCAGCGGAAACAACGTGGCCAACCCGACATGGGGACAGTCGAATACGCCGTACTCGCGGGTGGCGGCGGCTCGGTACGCGGACAACCGCAGCCAGCCGGTGGCCGGGCCGAACTCGCGCTACGTCAGCAACCGGGTATTCAACGACGTCGCCCAGAACATCTTCTCCGAGCGCCAGGTCACGGCCTGGGGCTGGACGTGGGGCCAGTTCCTCGACCACACGTTCGGCCTGCGCCTGGGCCGGTCGCCCGGTGACCCGGCGGGCGAGACGGCCAACATCCCCTTCAACGCCAACGACCCGCTGGAGGAGTTCGAGAACACGCTCGGCGTCATCCCGTTCGCCCGCTCGGATCCCGCCCCCGGGACCGGCGTGACGAACCCGAGACAGCAGGTCAACACGAACAGTTCGTACGTCAACGCGTTCGCGGTGTACGGCGGCACCAACACGCGCCTGGACTGGCTGCGTGAGGGCTCCACCGACGGCAACCCGGCCAACAACAACGCCCGGCTGCTGATGCAGAACAACTACCTGCCGCGGGCGACCGCGCGGGGCAACGCGGCGACCGCGCCCGCGATGGAGATCGACGGCATCCTGCGGGCCAACCCCGGCAGCGCGATGGTCGCCGGCGACGTACGCGCCAACGAGAACCTCTTCCTCACCGCGACACATACCCTCTTCGCCCGGGAACACAACCGGATCGTGGCCGCGCTGCCGGCCTCACTGTCCGAAGAGGACAAGTTCCAGATCGCCCGGCGCGTGATCATCGCCGAGCAGCAGTACGTGACGTACAACGAGTGGCTGCCCGCCATGGGCGTCACGTTGCCGGCGTACTCCGGGTACAACTCGGGCATCAACACGTCGCTCAGCAACGAGTTCGCGACGGTCGGATACCGGGTGCACAGCATGATCCACGGCGAGATGGAGATCGCCGTGGAGGCCGGGCACTACACGCCGGCGCAGCTCGCCGCGTTCGAGGCCCAGGGCATCGAGATCGTCCAAGAGGACGACGAGGTCGAGCTGGTCATCCCGCTCAACCGCGGCTTCTTCAACCCGGACCTGGTGCCCGGCATCGGGCTCGGGCCGCTGCTGCAGGCCATCGGCGGCGAGCCGCAGTACAAGAACGAGGAGATGATCGACAACCAGCTCCGCAGCGTGCTCTTCCAGATCCCGGTCACCGGTAACCCCGAGTGCCTGGACGGGCCGGGCCTGCCGGAGTGCTTCGACGGCGTCCTCGACCTGGGCGCGATCGACATCGAGCGCGGGCGCGACCACGGCATGCCCACGTACAACCAGATGCGGCAGGCGTACGGGCTGCCGGCGCGGACCTCGTTCACCCAGATCACGGGCGAGTCGAGCGCGGCGTTCCCGCCCGGCACCGGCGTGGACAACCCGGCGAGCCTGGCCTTCCCACAGCTCTTCGACGTCTTCAACGCCGAGGTCGACCAGGCCGACGAGGACGCCGTGGAAGGCACGCCGACGAGCTTCGTCCGCGGCGCCCCGCTCGCGGCCCGGCTCCAAGCCATCTACGGGAACGTCAACAACGTCGACGCCTTCGTCGGCGCGGTCGCGGAGGCGCACGCCTCCGGCGGCGAGTTCGGCGAGCTGCAGCGGGCCATCTGGACCCGGGAGTTCCAGCGGCTGCGCGACGGCGACCGGTTCTTCTACGGCAACGACCAGGGCCTGACGTACATCCGCAACACGTACGGGATCGACTTCCGGCGCAGCCTCGGCGACATCATCGCGTCGAACAGCGACGTCCCGCGGGCCGACCTGCCCGGCAACGTGTTCTTCGCCGAGGGCAACGTGCCGCCGGCGAGCTGCCGACTGACCTACCGGATCGAGACGCAGTGGAACACCGGGTTCCAGGTCACCATGTCCCTCGCCAACACCGGGTCGACGCCGATCCCGGCCGGCTGGACCCTGCGGTTCGTGTTCCCCAACGGGCAGCAGATCACCCAGCTGTGGAACGGGGTGGTCGCCCAAGAAGGGGCCCGGGTGCCGGTCACGAACGCGGCCTGGAACAGCACCCTGAATCCCGGCCAGACATTGGGCGGAGTGGGCTTCAATGCCACCTGGTCCGGCACCAATGGCCGACCAGCGGCGTTCTCCCTGAATACAACGAACTGTGCGGTGGGCTGA
- a CDS encoding glutamine synthetase family protein: MDRQEQAKRARLAAADLTAQGVRTVALTWVDNAGVTRAKAVPVRRLEHAAAWGVGMSPVFDVFCVDDSITTSAHVGGPVGDLRLYADLSRITALAAQPGWAWAPVDRYTQEGEPHPCCQRLFARTAVERAAAAGLELRMAYEVEWFVGTADPRAGDPIPATTGPAYGMSRVVELSAYADAVLAALAAEDVPVEQFHPEYAPGQLELSVAPADPVTAADRNVLVRQTIRAVSASFGYQVSFAPVVVAYQVGNGGHLHVSAWRDGRNLFAGGPGPYGVTAEGESILAGLLDRLPALTAIGAPSPASQLRLVPRHWAGPYQCWGRENREAALRLVTGTVGERDTAANAELKSFDAAANPYLLGGAVTAAVTAAAGAGLTLPLEVPVDPASLPEGRQPPRLPSGLPAAVAALRADDLLPGVLGEPLLEAFCAVRLAEHAIFADASPEATVAGTRWKY; encoded by the coding sequence ATGGACCGTCAAGAACAGGCCAAACGCGCGCGCCTGGCCGCCGCCGACCTCACCGCGCAGGGTGTACGCACGGTGGCGCTCACCTGGGTGGACAATGCCGGCGTCACGCGGGCGAAGGCGGTGCCGGTCCGCCGGCTGGAGCATGCCGCCGCGTGGGGCGTCGGCATGTCCCCGGTGTTCGACGTGTTCTGCGTCGACGATTCGATCACCACCAGCGCGCACGTCGGTGGCCCGGTCGGCGACCTGCGGCTGTACGCCGACCTGAGCCGGATCACCGCGCTCGCCGCCCAGCCGGGCTGGGCCTGGGCGCCGGTCGACCGGTACACCCAGGAGGGCGAGCCGCACCCGTGCTGCCAGCGCCTGTTCGCCCGGACCGCCGTCGAGCGCGCCGCCGCGGCCGGGCTGGAGCTGCGGATGGCGTACGAGGTGGAGTGGTTCGTGGGCACGGCGGATCCCCGAGCCGGCGACCCGATCCCGGCCACGACCGGCCCGGCGTACGGCATGTCCCGCGTCGTCGAGCTGTCCGCGTACGCCGACGCGGTGCTCGCCGCCCTCGCCGCCGAGGACGTCCCGGTCGAGCAGTTCCACCCCGAGTACGCCCCGGGCCAGCTGGAGCTGTCGGTGGCGCCGGCCGACCCGGTGACCGCCGCGGACCGCAACGTGCTGGTACGGCAGACCATCCGGGCGGTCTCGGCGTCCTTCGGCTACCAGGTCTCGTTCGCGCCCGTGGTGGTCGCGTACCAGGTGGGCAACGGCGGCCACCTGCACGTATCGGCGTGGCGGGACGGGCGCAACCTCTTCGCGGGCGGCCCGGGGCCGTACGGGGTGACCGCCGAGGGCGAGTCCATCCTGGCCGGCCTGCTCGACCGGCTGCCCGCGCTGACCGCGATCGGCGCGCCGAGCCCGGCGAGCCAGCTCCGGCTCGTACCGCGGCACTGGGCCGGGCCGTACCAGTGCTGGGGGCGGGAAAACCGGGAGGCCGCGCTGCGGCTGGTCACCGGCACGGTGGGGGAGCGGGACACCGCGGCCAACGCCGAGCTCAAGTCCTTCGACGCGGCCGCCAACCCGTACCTCCTGGGGGGTGCCGTCACCGCGGCCGTGACCGCGGCGGCCGGGGCGGGCCTGACCTTACCGTTGGAGGTCCCGGTGGATCCGGCGTCGTTGCCGGAAGGCAGGCAGCCGCCCCGGCTGCCGTCCGGGCTGCCTGCCGCGGTGGCCGCGCTGCGCGCCGACGACCTGCTGCCCGGCGTGCTGGGCGAGCCGCTGCTGGAGGCGTTCTGTGCGGTGCGTCTCGCCGAGCACGCGATCTTCGCGGATGCCAGCCCGGAGGCGACGGTCGCGGGCACCCGCTGGAAGTACTGA
- a CDS encoding DUF6232 family protein: MSVDYLHTTLYNQRGVVVTDQWLIINGKWFAVSDLYYLERARGPMSAATRAALLVGLAELLVVAPVAFVFNTPTAWAVAGLDVLAAAGGVAFCGRRWPATFQLWAEYQGRPTLLFSTGDEQEFGQVSRALIRAVERGQLT; encoded by the coding sequence ATGAGCGTCGACTACCTCCACACCACCCTCTACAACCAGCGCGGCGTGGTCGTCACCGACCAGTGGTTGATCATCAACGGCAAGTGGTTCGCCGTCTCCGACCTCTACTACCTCGAGCGGGCCCGCGGCCCGATGTCCGCCGCCACCCGTGCGGCCCTGCTCGTCGGCTTGGCAGAGTTGCTGGTCGTCGCGCCGGTCGCGTTCGTTTTCAACACGCCGACGGCCTGGGCGGTCGCCGGCCTCGACGTGCTGGCCGCGGCGGGCGGCGTGGCCTTCTGCGGCCGGCGCTGGCCGGCCACCTTCCAGCTGTGGGCGGAATACCAGGGCCGCCCGACGCTGCTCTTCAGCACCGGTGACGAGCAGGAGTTCGGCCAGGTGAGCCGGGCCCTGATCCGGGCGGTCGAGCGAGGGCAGCTCACCTAG
- a CDS encoding DoxX family protein — MDILVLIGRILFSALFIASALGHLTQTRAMAGYAAAKGVPQAYAATLGSGVLILVGGLSVLLGIWADLGALLLVIFLVSTAVLMHAFWKETDPQARQLDMIQFQKDIGLAGAALMLFALISFAGDALGLTITGPLFNIS, encoded by the coding sequence ATGGACATCCTCGTACTGATCGGACGCATCCTGTTCTCCGCCCTCTTCATCGCATCCGCGCTCGGCCACCTCACCCAGACCAGAGCCATGGCCGGATACGCCGCGGCCAAGGGCGTCCCGCAGGCATACGCGGCGACGTTGGGCAGCGGCGTGCTCATCCTGGTGGGTGGGCTGAGCGTGCTCCTCGGCATCTGGGCCGACCTGGGCGCGCTCCTGCTCGTCATCTTCCTCGTGTCGACGGCGGTGCTCATGCACGCGTTCTGGAAGGAGACCGACCCGCAAGCGCGCCAACTGGACATGATCCAGTTCCAGAAGGACATCGGCCTGGCCGGCGCGGCCCTCATGCTCTTCGCGCTCATCTCGTTCGCCGGCGACGCGCTCGGCCTCACCATCACCGGCCCCCTCTTCAACATCAGCTGA
- a CDS encoding DUF5655 domain-containing protein, producing the protein MTVDECFAPWPPVYRDIYGALADFMSTLGAVHADTVKVGVFLKRQRKLAEIRPKARCLSLDVVLPRRVDDPRIARTIPVSGDRFAHLVKLTKVEDVDDQVRAWLAEAYTAAG; encoded by the coding sequence ATGACCGTTGACGAATGCTTCGCGCCCTGGCCACCCGTCTACCGTGATATATACGGCGCGCTGGCTGATTTTATGTCCACATTGGGCGCTGTACACGCCGACACGGTAAAGGTCGGTGTTTTCCTCAAGCGCCAACGCAAGCTCGCCGAGATCCGGCCCAAGGCGCGCTGCCTGTCGCTCGACGTGGTCCTGCCGCGGCGCGTGGACGACCCGCGGATCGCCCGCACGATCCCCGTCTCGGGTGACCGGTTCGCCCACCTCGTAAAGCTGACCAAGGTCGAAGACGTCGACGACCAGGTCCGCGCGTGGCTCGCCGAGGCTTACACCGCCGCCGGCTGA
- a CDS encoding M14 family metallopeptidase yields MRTARLATACVLTLAGALLPAIPASAQAPSKPGAPDKLEVYVGTLTPPQLGELRAAGVDMEDTAISTDKSGNSAVEAVLSGRQAAKLATKGVKLSPKKVDGMAASQALRAQAAQGDGVFRPYSGPGGLKEEFVATTAKFPKIAKLTTIGKSLNGKPIIAVKVTKDAKWIEDGKRPSTLYMSAQHAREWITPEMTRRLFHHVLDGYGKDPEITKLVNTTELWFVPVSNPDGYDYTFTSEDNRLWRKNLRDNDGDGKITTLDGVDPNRNYAVKWGYDNEGSSTDLASDTFRGTGPNSEPETQAFDRFFRRIGFEFLINYHSAAELLLYGVGWQQSTPTPDDEIYKVMAGDDANPAVPGYDPDISAELYITNGDTDTHATVKYGTLGFTPEMSTCQTVSASVPDDEWVPEDCVSTFIFPDDEDLIAAEVAKNIPFALAVGKSALDPDDPVSVVGLSTPDFVVDSFDTSFGRNQPVATVVRRALKDVRMHYRINGGYTKTVGVNEWRGGERYGDTHDDYYAEVRGKVTGAKPADKVEVWFSGKKGKKATVASTHFTYTVASDIGGKVLVLAAEDVTGLSPVQAGFTSAKYADETVAAITAAGYTSDVYDFDTQGRKAPHPLGVLSHYKAVVWETGDDVIMRSPGQVPGTTAKAALDTELAVRDYLNEGGKLLATGQNALFAQAANGAYFYNPYAPPECTNPNDLVCLPLVNDFQQYYLGAHTYVSGGGTGPDGSHYPIAGTGELTGWTGTLNAAGSANNQNHTASFLPTSSFLPPAQFPQFRSEIAGDWQRPGAAPFDPLTGSWYVYSGQSDQSYKRLMRTVDLTGASSSELRFWTSYDTEAEWDFLFVEAHEVGTDNWTTLPDANGHTGTETGESCLSGWVPQLHPHLAHYQAADCSPTGTTGSWNAATGASGGWVEWAVDLSAYAGKQVELSISYASDWATQGLGVFIDDVRVTANGSPVADTSFEADLGGWTVAGPAPGSDPNSNDWTRTQTAFDEGGIVLTRDTVYTGFGIEGLAPAARDDLVARSLAHLLG; encoded by the coding sequence ATGAGGACAGCACGGTTGGCGACCGCCTGCGTGCTCACTCTGGCCGGTGCGTTATTACCGGCCATACCGGCGAGCGCGCAGGCGCCGTCGAAACCCGGCGCGCCGGACAAGCTGGAGGTATACGTCGGCACCCTGACGCCACCGCAGCTGGGCGAGCTTCGGGCGGCCGGTGTCGACATGGAGGACACGGCTATTTCCACCGACAAGTCCGGTAATTCGGCGGTGGAGGCCGTGCTTAGCGGGCGCCAGGCGGCCAAGCTGGCGACCAAGGGCGTGAAGCTTTCGCCCAAGAAGGTGGACGGCATGGCCGCGTCGCAGGCGCTGCGGGCGCAGGCCGCGCAGGGCGACGGGGTATTCCGGCCGTACAGCGGGCCGGGTGGCCTCAAGGAAGAGTTCGTCGCCACGACGGCCAAGTTCCCGAAGATCGCCAAGCTCACCACGATCGGCAAGTCGCTGAACGGCAAGCCGATCATCGCGGTCAAGGTCACCAAGGACGCGAAGTGGATCGAGGACGGAAAGCGCCCCTCGACGCTGTATATGAGTGCCCAGCACGCCCGCGAGTGGATCACGCCCGAGATGACTCGCCGGCTGTTCCACCATGTGCTCGACGGCTACGGCAAGGACCCGGAGATCACCAAGCTGGTCAACACGACCGAGCTGTGGTTCGTCCCGGTGTCCAACCCGGACGGGTACGACTACACGTTCACGAGCGAAGACAACCGGCTCTGGCGCAAGAACCTGCGCGACAACGACGGTGATGGCAAGATCACCACGCTCGACGGCGTCGACCCCAACCGCAACTACGCGGTCAAGTGGGGCTACGACAACGAGGGTTCGTCGACCGACCTCGCGAGCGACACGTTCCGCGGCACCGGGCCCAACTCCGAGCCGGAGACGCAGGCGTTCGACCGGTTCTTCCGCCGGATCGGCTTCGAGTTCCTCATCAACTACCACTCCGCGGCCGAGTTGCTGCTGTACGGCGTCGGCTGGCAGCAGAGCACGCCGACCCCGGATGACGAGATCTACAAGGTGATGGCCGGCGACGACGCCAACCCGGCGGTGCCCGGCTACGACCCGGACATCTCGGCCGAGCTCTACATCACCAACGGCGACACCGACACGCACGCCACGGTCAAGTACGGCACGCTGGGCTTCACCCCGGAGATGTCGACCTGCCAGACCGTCTCGGCGTCGGTGCCCGACGACGAGTGGGTGCCGGAAGACTGCGTCAGCACGTTCATCTTTCCGGACGACGAGGACCTGATCGCGGCCGAGGTCGCCAAGAACATCCCGTTCGCGCTGGCGGTCGGCAAGTCCGCGCTCGACCCGGACGACCCGGTCTCGGTGGTCGGTCTCAGCACGCCCGACTTCGTGGTCGACTCCTTCGACACCTCGTTCGGCCGCAACCAGCCGGTCGCCACGGTCGTCCGCCGGGCGCTGAAGGACGTGCGGATGCACTACCGGATCAACGGCGGCTACACCAAGACGGTCGGCGTCAACGAGTGGCGCGGCGGCGAGCGGTACGGCGACACGCACGACGACTACTACGCCGAGGTCCGCGGCAAGGTCACCGGGGCGAAGCCGGCTGACAAGGTCGAAGTGTGGTTCAGCGGCAAGAAGGGCAAGAAGGCCACGGTGGCCAGCACGCACTTCACGTACACGGTCGCCAGCGACATCGGCGGCAAGGTGCTGGTGCTCGCGGCCGAGGACGTGACCGGGCTGAGCCCGGTGCAAGCCGGCTTCACCTCCGCCAAGTACGCCGACGAGACGGTCGCGGCCATCACCGCGGCCGGCTACACCAGCGACGTGTACGACTTCGACACGCAGGGCCGCAAGGCACCGCACCCGCTCGGTGTGCTCTCGCACTACAAGGCGGTGGTCTGGGAGACCGGCGACGACGTCATCATGCGGTCGCCGGGCCAGGTGCCGGGCACCACGGCGAAGGCGGCGCTGGACACCGAACTGGCCGTCCGCGACTACCTCAACGAGGGTGGCAAGCTGCTGGCGACCGGGCAGAACGCGCTCTTCGCCCAGGCCGCCAACGGTGCGTACTTCTACAACCCGTACGCACCGCCCGAGTGCACCAACCCCAATGACCTGGTGTGCCTGCCGCTGGTGAACGACTTCCAGCAGTACTACCTCGGCGCGCACACGTACGTCAGCGGTGGCGGCACGGGGCCGGACGGCTCGCACTACCCGATCGCGGGCACGGGCGAGCTGACCGGCTGGACGGGCACGCTCAACGCGGCGGGCTCGGCCAACAACCAGAACCACACGGCGTCGTTCCTGCCGACGTCCAGCTTCCTGCCGCCGGCGCAGTTCCCGCAGTTCCGCAGCGAGATCGCCGGTGACTGGCAGCGGCCGGGCGCGGCCCCGTTCGACCCGCTGACCGGCTCCTGGTACGTCTACAGTGGCCAGTCGGACCAGTCGTACAAGCGGCTGATGCGCACGGTCGACCTGACCGGCGCGTCAAGCAGCGAGCTGCGCTTCTGGACCTCGTACGACACCGAGGCGGAGTGGGACTTCCTCTTCGTCGAGGCGCACGAGGTGGGCACGGACAACTGGACCACGCTGCCGGACGCCAACGGGCACACCGGCACCGAGACGGGCGAGAGCTGCCTGTCGGGCTGGGTCCCGCAGCTGCACCCGCACCTGGCGCACTACCAGGCCGCGGACTGCTCACCGACCGGCACCACCGGCTCCTGGAACGCCGCGACCGGCGCGTCGGGCGGCTGGGTGGAGTGGGCCGTCGACCTGTCCGCGTACGCGGGTAAGCAGGTCGAGCTGTCCATCTCGTACGCCTCCGACTGGGCCACCCAGGGTCTGGGTGTCTTCATCGACGATGTACGGGTGACGGCGAACGGCTCGCCGGTGGCCGACACGTCGTTCGAGGCGGACCTCGGCGGCTGGACGGTTGCCGGGCCGGCACCGGGCTCCGACCCGAACAGCAACGACTGGACCCGTACCCAGACGGCGTTCGACGAGGGCGGCATCGTCCTCACCCGGGACACCGTCTACACCGGATTCGGCATCGAGGGCCTAGCCCCAGCAGCCCGCGACGACCTGGTCGCGCGCTCCTTGGCTCACCTCCTCGGCTGA
- a CDS encoding phytanoyl-CoA dioxygenase family protein gives MSPLTADQIDQFAADGYVLHRQPVLPAEAFGRLKGIFEEHLAGASRGDSGELDMPHQRDPRLLDFLLADEVLDLVEPVIGPDIGLFASAFLSKEPYSGRATPWHEDSYFWQDRFDRMDRIATVWLALDPVDRENGCMRVLPGTHLDAGAEYEFADLDTHSFDRVVKGEVDDSRAVDFELDANQCSLHDARIIHGADANRSARRRAGYTIRYFSQELRFDPAHPKNAGHQLWLARGRNVAGNPVQN, from the coding sequence ATGAGCCCACTTACCGCAGATCAGATCGACCAGTTCGCCGCCGACGGATACGTCCTCCATCGCCAACCCGTGCTGCCCGCCGAGGCGTTCGGGCGGCTGAAGGGGATCTTCGAGGAGCACCTGGCCGGCGCCTCCCGGGGCGACAGCGGCGAACTGGACATGCCGCACCAGCGCGATCCGCGCCTGCTCGACTTCCTCCTCGCGGACGAGGTGCTCGACCTCGTCGAGCCGGTCATCGGCCCGGACATCGGGCTGTTCGCGAGCGCGTTCCTGTCCAAGGAGCCGTACAGCGGCCGGGCCACGCCCTGGCACGAGGACTCCTACTTCTGGCAGGACCGCTTCGACCGGATGGACCGCATCGCCACGGTGTGGCTCGCCCTCGACCCGGTGGACCGGGAGAACGGCTGCATGCGCGTCCTGCCCGGCACGCACCTGGACGCCGGCGCCGAGTACGAGTTCGCCGACCTCGACACCCACTCGTTCGACCGGGTGGTCAAGGGCGAGGTGGACGACTCGCGGGCGGTCGACTTCGAACTGGACGCCAACCAGTGCTCGCTGCACGACGCCCGCATCATCCACGGCGCCGATGCCAACCGCAGCGCGCGCCGGCGGGCCGGCTACACGATCCGCTACTTCTCCCAGGAGTTGCGCTTCGACCCGGCCCACCCGAAGAACGCCGGCCACCAGCTGTGGCTCGCGAGGGGCCGCAACGTCGCCGGCAACCCGGTGCAGAACTGA